Proteins from a genomic interval of Cucumis melo cultivar AY chromosome 7, USDA_Cmelo_AY_1.0, whole genome shotgun sequence:
- the LOC103493852 gene encoding cinnamoyl-CoA reductase 1-like isoform X2, whose translation MATMAMKGKVCVTGAGGFIGSWLVKLLLSRDYIVHGTVREPSDAKYAHLRKLEKATENLQLFKADLLDYQSLRSAIAGCDGVFHVACPVPSTTSSNPETEVIEPAVKGTHNVLEACVEAKVKRVVVVSSVAAVFSNPSWPRSRVMDESCWSDMEHCRASKDWYFLAKTEAESEALAFGKRRGLDVVTICPTLVIGPVLQPTVNASTLALLRILKGCESMENRPRTLVDVRDVAEALILLYEKREAEGRYICTAHSIETRELVDALKSKYPDYSYPKKLSEWKAEPISLSSEKLQRLGWKYRALEETLADAVQSFQDAGMLE comes from the exons ATGGCGACGATGGCGATGAAGGGGAAAGTTTGTGTTACAGGTGCTGGAGGGTTTATTGGTTCATGGCTGGTCAAACTTCTGCTATCCAGGGATTATATTGTCCACGGAACTGTCAGGGAACCCA GCGATGCTAAGTATGCTCACTTAAGAAAACTTGAGAAAGCCACCGAGAATTTGCAACTGTTTAAGGCTGATTTACTGGACTACCAGTCTCTGCGTTCCGCGATTGCAGGATGTGATGGAGTTTTCCATGTTGCCTGTCCAGTTCCTTCCACAACTTCATCAAACCCCGAG ACAGAAGTGATTGAACCTGCCGTAAAGGGCACACATAATGTGCTTGAAGCTTGCGTTGAAGCAAAAGTTAAGCGAGTAGTTGTCGTATCCTCAGTTGCTGCTGTGTTTTCCAATCCCAGTTGGCCACGAAGTCGAGTAATGGATGAAAGTTGTTGGTCTGATATGGAGCACTGCAGAGCTTCTAAG GACTGGTATTTTCTGGCAAAAACAGAAGCTGAAAGTGAGGCCTTGGCGTTTGGGAAAAGACGTGGGCTTGACGTTGTGACTATTTGTCCTACCCTCGTTATCGGGCCAGTTTTGCAGCCAACAGTCAATGCCAGCACCTTGGCTCTTCTCAGAATTCTAAAAG GGTGCGAGTCAATGGAAAACCGGCCACGGACGTTAGTAGATGTACGTGATGTAGCAGAGGCACTAATTCTTTTATATGAGAAGAGGGAGGCAGAAGGAAGGTACATTTGTACAGCGCATTCAATTGAGACACGGGAGCTGGTGGATGCACTGAAGAGCAAGTATCCTGATTATAGCTATCCAAAGAA GTTGAGTGAATGGAAAGCGGAGCCAATAAGTCTAAGCTCGGAGAAACTGCAAAGATTGGGTTGGAAGTATCGGGCATTGGAGGAGACGCTTGCAGATGCTGTCCAGAGTTTCCAGGACGCCGGCATGTTGGAGTGA
- the LOC103493852 gene encoding cinnamoyl-CoA reductase 1-like isoform X1 encodes MATMAMKGKVCVTGAGGFIGSWLVKLLLSRDYIVHGTVREPSDAKYAHLRKLEKATENLQLFKADLLDYQSLRSAIAGCDGVFHVACPVPSTTSSNPETEVIEPAVKGTHNVLEACVEAKVKRVVVVSSVAAVFSNPSWPRSRVMDESCWSDMEHCRASKDWYFLAKTEAESEALAFGKRRGLDVVTICPTLVIGPVLQPTVNASTLALLRILKEGCESMENRPRTLVDVRDVAEALILLYEKREAEGRYICTAHSIETRELVDALKSKYPDYSYPKKLSEWKAEPISLSSEKLQRLGWKYRALEETLADAVQSFQDAGMLE; translated from the exons ATGGCGACGATGGCGATGAAGGGGAAAGTTTGTGTTACAGGTGCTGGAGGGTTTATTGGTTCATGGCTGGTCAAACTTCTGCTATCCAGGGATTATATTGTCCACGGAACTGTCAGGGAACCCA GCGATGCTAAGTATGCTCACTTAAGAAAACTTGAGAAAGCCACCGAGAATTTGCAACTGTTTAAGGCTGATTTACTGGACTACCAGTCTCTGCGTTCCGCGATTGCAGGATGTGATGGAGTTTTCCATGTTGCCTGTCCAGTTCCTTCCACAACTTCATCAAACCCCGAG ACAGAAGTGATTGAACCTGCCGTAAAGGGCACACATAATGTGCTTGAAGCTTGCGTTGAAGCAAAAGTTAAGCGAGTAGTTGTCGTATCCTCAGTTGCTGCTGTGTTTTCCAATCCCAGTTGGCCACGAAGTCGAGTAATGGATGAAAGTTGTTGGTCTGATATGGAGCACTGCAGAGCTTCTAAG GACTGGTATTTTCTGGCAAAAACAGAAGCTGAAAGTGAGGCCTTGGCGTTTGGGAAAAGACGTGGGCTTGACGTTGTGACTATTTGTCCTACCCTCGTTATCGGGCCAGTTTTGCAGCCAACAGTCAATGCCAGCACCTTGGCTCTTCTCAGAATTCTAAAAG AAGGGTGCGAGTCAATGGAAAACCGGCCACGGACGTTAGTAGATGTACGTGATGTAGCAGAGGCACTAATTCTTTTATATGAGAAGAGGGAGGCAGAAGGAAGGTACATTTGTACAGCGCATTCAATTGAGACACGGGAGCTGGTGGATGCACTGAAGAGCAAGTATCCTGATTATAGCTATCCAAAGAA GTTGAGTGAATGGAAAGCGGAGCCAATAAGTCTAAGCTCGGAGAAACTGCAAAGATTGGGTTGGAAGTATCGGGCATTGGAGGAGACGCTTGCAGATGCTGTCCAGAGTTTCCAGGACGCCGGCATGTTGGAGTGA
- the LOC103493850 gene encoding protein PIN-LIKES 3-like isoform X1 translates to MMMKFLSLLILASIPVLKVLLITGLGSFLALPYIDILGQEARKHLNGVVFYVFNPALVASNLAETITYNNMVKMWFMPFNILITFIVGSLFGWIVIQWTKPPPHLRGLILGCSSAGNLGNILLIIIPAVCKEKGSPFGDSDNCTTYGMAYVSLSMAIGAIFLWSYVYNIVRVSSMSHITADPTSNNLPITNTSSIEEPLIHNQPLVVYNDDDDDVSNSKKLLVLEENAVISSSKSKHEASVAVRITTFIKSLNLKALFAPSTIGAIAGFVIGLIPQLRNLLIGADAPLRVIDDSAALLGNGAIPTVTLIVGGNLLRGLRGSESELKKSIVVGIVLVRYVALPLTGILIVRGAAKFGWVGSDPLYLFVLLLQFAVPPAMNIGTITQLFGAGEAECSVILLWTYVLASISLTFWSTLFMWLVG, encoded by the exons ATGATGATGAAGTTTCTGAGTCTCTTGATTTTGGCTTCCATTCCCGTTCTGAAAGTGCTTCTGATTACAGGGCTTGGCTCTTTTCTGGCTCTCCCTTACATCGACATCTTGGGCCAAGAAGCCAGAAAGCATTTGAATGGa GTGGTTTTTTACGTATTCAATCCTGCCCTCGTCGCCTCCAATCTTGCTGAAACTATTACCTACAACAATATGGTCAAGAT GTGGTTTATGCCTTTCAATATCCTCATCACTTTCATTGTGGGATCACTATTTGGTTGGATTGTGATTCAATGGACCAAACCTCCTCCTCATCTCCGTGGACTCATCTTGGGTTGCTCCTCTGCTG GAAATTTGGGCAACATTTTGCTTATTATTATTCCAGCCGTTTGTAAAGAAAAGGGAAGCCCCTTTGGGGACTCCGACAACTGCACCACTTATGGAATGGCTTATGTTTCTCTTTCAATGGCG ATTGGAGCCATTTTTTTATGGTCTTATGTTTACAATATTGTTCGAGTTTCTTCAATGAGCCACATCACTGCGGATCCTACCTCTAATAACTTGCCCATCACTAATACTTCCTCCATTGAGGAACCATTGATTCACAATCAACCGCTTGTTGTttataatgatgatgatgatgatgtttCTAATTCGAAGAAATTATTGGTTTTGGAGGAAAATGCAGTCATCTCCTCTTCTAAATCCAAACATGAG GCTTCAGTTGCTGTCAGAATAACCACATTCATTAAATCGCTTAATTTGAAAGCATTGTTTGCTCCGTCAACAATTGGAGCG ATTGCTGGTTTTGTGATTGGTCTCATTCCTCAACTCAGAAACTTGTTGATCGGTGCCGATGCTCCTTTGCGTGTCATCGATGACTCGGCTGCCTTGTTGGG AAATGGAGCCATTCCAACTGTCACACTAATTGTAGGAGGGAACCTTCTAAGAG GTTTGCGAGGATCGGAATCGGAGTTGAAGAAATCCATCGTTGTTGGGATTGTTTTGGTTCGGTATGTTGCGCTGCCTTTGACTGGAATTTTGATTGTGAGAGGAGCTGCAAAATTTGGTTGGGTGGGATCTGATCCCTTGTATCTGTTTGTTCTTCTGCTTCAATTTGCAGTCCCACCAGCAATGAACATTG GAACAATCACTCAATTGTTTGGAGCTGGAGAGGCCGAATGCTCGGTCATTTTGCTGTGGACTTACGTCCTAGCTTCAATTTCATTGACCTTTTGGTCCACCTTGTTCATGTGGCTAGTGGGTTGA
- the LOC103493850 gene encoding protein PIN-LIKES 3-like isoform X2, with the protein MEWFFTYSILPSSPPILLKLLPTTIWSRCMWFMPFNILITFIVGSLFGWIVIQWTKPPPHLRGLILGCSSAGNLGNILLIIIPAVCKEKGSPFGDSDNCTTYGMAYVSLSMAIGAIFLWSYVYNIVRVSSMSHITADPTSNNLPITNTSSIEEPLIHNQPLVVYNDDDDDVSNSKKLLVLEENAVISSSKSKHEASVAVRITTFIKSLNLKALFAPSTIGAIAGFVIGLIPQLRNLLIGADAPLRVIDDSAALLGNGAIPTVTLIVGGNLLRGLRGSESELKKSIVVGIVLVRYVALPLTGILIVRGAAKFGWVGSDPLYLFVLLLQFAVPPAMNIGTITQLFGAGEAECSVILLWTYVLASISLTFWSTLFMWLVG; encoded by the exons ATGGa GTGGTTTTTTACGTATTCAATCCTGCCCTCGTCGCCTCCAATCTTGCTGAAACTATTACCTACAACAATATGGTCAAGATGTAT GTGGTTTATGCCTTTCAATATCCTCATCACTTTCATTGTGGGATCACTATTTGGTTGGATTGTGATTCAATGGACCAAACCTCCTCCTCATCTCCGTGGACTCATCTTGGGTTGCTCCTCTGCTG GAAATTTGGGCAACATTTTGCTTATTATTATTCCAGCCGTTTGTAAAGAAAAGGGAAGCCCCTTTGGGGACTCCGACAACTGCACCACTTATGGAATGGCTTATGTTTCTCTTTCAATGGCG ATTGGAGCCATTTTTTTATGGTCTTATGTTTACAATATTGTTCGAGTTTCTTCAATGAGCCACATCACTGCGGATCCTACCTCTAATAACTTGCCCATCACTAATACTTCCTCCATTGAGGAACCATTGATTCACAATCAACCGCTTGTTGTttataatgatgatgatgatgatgtttCTAATTCGAAGAAATTATTGGTTTTGGAGGAAAATGCAGTCATCTCCTCTTCTAAATCCAAACATGAG GCTTCAGTTGCTGTCAGAATAACCACATTCATTAAATCGCTTAATTTGAAAGCATTGTTTGCTCCGTCAACAATTGGAGCG ATTGCTGGTTTTGTGATTGGTCTCATTCCTCAACTCAGAAACTTGTTGATCGGTGCCGATGCTCCTTTGCGTGTCATCGATGACTCGGCTGCCTTGTTGGG AAATGGAGCCATTCCAACTGTCACACTAATTGTAGGAGGGAACCTTCTAAGAG GTTTGCGAGGATCGGAATCGGAGTTGAAGAAATCCATCGTTGTTGGGATTGTTTTGGTTCGGTATGTTGCGCTGCCTTTGACTGGAATTTTGATTGTGAGAGGAGCTGCAAAATTTGGTTGGGTGGGATCTGATCCCTTGTATCTGTTTGTTCTTCTGCTTCAATTTGCAGTCCCACCAGCAATGAACATTG GAACAATCACTCAATTGTTTGGAGCTGGAGAGGCCGAATGCTCGGTCATTTTGCTGTGGACTTACGTCCTAGCTTCAATTTCATTGACCTTTTGGTCCACCTTGTTCATGTGGCTAGTGGGTTGA
- the LOC103493849 gene encoding cyclin-dependent kinase B2-2 produces the protein MEKGPTTVSAMEAFEKLEKVGEGTYGKVYRAREKATGKIVALKKTRLHEDEEGVPPTTLREVSILRMLSRDPHIVRLMDVKQGQNKEGKTVLYLVFEYMDTDLKKFIKSFRHTGENIPVNTVKSLMYQLCKGVAFCHGHGILHRDLKPHNLLMDRKTMMLKIADLGLARAFTVPIKKYTHEILTLWYRAPEVLLGATHYSTAVDMWSVACIFAELATKQPLFPGDSELQQLLHIFRLLGTPNEKVWPGVSKLMNWHEYPQWNPQSLSTAVPNLDDKGLDLLSKMLKYEPSMRISAKKAMEHPYFDDLNKECL, from the exons ATGGAGAAGGGGCCAACTACTGTTTCAGCCATGGAAGCCTTCGAGAAGCTGGAGAAGGTCGGAGAAGGAACTTATGGTAAGGTTTATAGGGCAAGGGAGAAGGCCACCGGCAAGATTGTGGCGCTCAAGAAGACGCGCCTCCATGAAGATGAGGAAGGTGTTCCTCCTACCACTCTCAGAGAGGTTTCGATTCTAAGAATGCTTTCTCGGGATCCTCATATTGTTAG GTTGATGGATGTCAAACAAGGCCAGAACAAGGAAGGAAAAACCGTCCTTTACTTGGTGTTTGAATACATGGATACGGATCTGAAGAAATTCATCAAGAGTTTCCGTCATACGGGAGAAAACATTCCCGTTAACACTGTCAAG AGTTTGATGTATCAACTCTGCAAGGGCGTTGCCTTCTGTCATGGCCATGGAATCCTGCACAG GGATCTGAAACCACACAATCTCTTGATGGACCGAAAGACTATGATGCTCAAAATTGCAGACCTCGGGTTGGCTCGAGCATTTACTGTCCCAATTAAGAAGTATACTCATGAG ATACTAACCCTCTGGTATAGAGCTCCCGAAGTTCTGTTGGGGGCAACTCATTACTCTACAGCTGTAGATATGTGGTCTGTTGCCTGCATATTCG CCGAACTTGCCACCAAGCAGCCTCTCTTTCCTGGAGATTCTGAGTTGCAGCAGCTCCTTCATATCTTCAG GTTATTAGGGACCCCAAATGAAAAGGTCTGGCCTGGTGTGAGCAAACTAATGAACTGGCATGAGTATCCCCAGTGGAACCCCCAAAGCCTTTCAACTGCAGTCCCCAACTTGGATGATAAAGGGCTTGATCTGCTTTCAAAGATGTTGAAGTACGAACCCTCAATGCGTATTTCAGCAAAGAAAGCAATGGAACATCCTTACTTTGATGACTTGAACAAGGAATGTCTCTGA
- the LOC103493847 gene encoding AT-hook motif nuclear-localized protein 10, whose product MSGSETGVISSGEHFTIGLQKNSVQSQQPVMQSMHLPFGADGVYKPVTAASPTYQSSNVGVAGNAGADGSAREAFVNMNSQSEPVKRKRGRPRKYGPDGSMSVAPAVRPAAATQSSGGFSPSPTAAPQSGGSTSPTSLKKPRGRPPGSSTKKHQLDSSESGGVGFTPHVITVKAGEDVSSKIMSFSQNGPRAVCILTANGAISNVTLRQPAMSGGTVTYEGRFEILSLSGSYLLSENGGQRSRTGGLSVSLSGPDGRVLGGGVAGLLTAASPVQVVVGSFVTDVGHKELRQVNQIEQPPVSAPHKLAPIRAGMTGASSPPSRGTLSESSGGPGSPFNQSAGACNNNTIPWK is encoded by the exons ATGTCGGGATCTGAGACCGGAGTCATATCCAGCGGCGAACACTTCACCATCGGTCTTCAAAAGAATTCAGTACAGTCACAGCAGCCAGTCATGCAGAGCATGCATTTACCCTTCGGCGCAGATGGCGTCTATAAGCCCGTTACCGCGGCCTCTCCCACCTACCAATCCTCCAACGTCGGAGTTGCCGGTAATGCCGGTGCCGATGGATCTGCTCGTGAAGCTTTCGTTAACATGAATTCGCAAAGCGAGCCTGTAAAGAGGAAGAGAGGGAGACCTCGAAAGTATGGGCCAGATGGCAGTATGTCAGTGGCTCCTGCAGTCCGCCCTGCCGCTGCAACTCAGTCCAGTGGAGGTTTTTCTCCTTCACCGACTGCCGCCCCTCAGTCGGGAGGATCAACTTCTCCAACTTCTTTGAAGAAACCCAGAGGCAGACCCCCTGGCTCCTCCACCAAAAAACATCAGTTGGATTCTTCGG AGTCAGGAGGAGTTGGATTTACCCCACACGTCATCACCGTAAAAGCTGGAGAG GATGTTTCTTCGAAAATAATGTCATTTTCACAGAATGGTCCTAGAGCTGTTTGTATTCTTACAGCAAATGGTGCAATATCCAATGTGACGCTACGTCAGCCAGCCATGTCCGGTGGAACTGTGACTTACGAG GGGCGATTCGAGATTTTATCGTTATCTGGGTCCTATCTCCTCTCAGAGAATGGCGGCCAGCGGAGTCGAACTGGAGGGCTAAGTGTTTCCTTATCTGGACCAGATGGTAGAGTATTAGGTGGTGGGGTGGCTGGTCTTCTAACGGCAGCATCTCCTGTACAG GTGGTCGTGGGGAGTTTCGTCACTGATGTGGGGCACAAGGAATTGAGACAAGTAAACCAAATAGAACAGCCGCCTGTTTCTGCACCCCATAAACTTGCTCCCATCCGTGCTGGAATGACGGGGGCCAGCAGCCCTCCATCGCGTGGGACTCTGAGTGAATCCTCAGGAGGGCCCGGGAGTCCATTTAATCAGAGTGCTGGAGCCTGCAACAATAACACCATACCTTGGAAGTGA
- the LOC103493848 gene encoding uncharacterized protein LOC103493848 produces the protein MHLSANEGIEGNTFAVTGGLGFAGSSLCLDLLRRGALQVRAFDLRSVSPWSDHLKTHGVKIIQGDVTCKKDVERALRGVDCVFHLAAYGLSGKEMLQVGRIDEVNINGTCHVLDACLEFGVRRLIYMSTYNVVFGSQEIVNGNEGLPYLPIDDHVDAYGRSKSIAEQLVLKTNGRPLKNRNGKCLRTCAIRSCAIYGPGEERHFPRLVSLAKLGLLPFRVGKQSAKTDWIYVDNLVLALILASMGLLDDIPGKGRDPVAAGQPYYVSDGHPVNSFEFVKPLLNSLGYDLPNYYLPVPKALPLGKFFALLYTILYPWLDRWWLPHPLMLPAEIYKVGVSNYFSYLKAKEELGYAPMVTPKEGMAATISFWQEKKRKSLDGPTIYVWLYCVVGMSILFCAAFLPDVGPVPFFKAISLFFFRSIKVVRMVFLVAFLLHVGEAIYAWFLARKVDPANSGGWFWQTLALGIFSLRFLLKRARN, from the exons ATGCATTTGAGCGCCAATGAAGGCATTGAAGGCAACACCTTCGCCGTCACCGGCGGATTGGGCTTCGCCGGCTCCTCCCTTTGCTTAGACCTTCTCCGTAGAGGCGCTCTTCAGGTTCGAGCCTTTGACCTTCGATCAGTTTCTCCTTGGTCCGACCACCTCAAGACTCACGGAGTCAAAATCATCCAAG GGGATGTTACCTGCAAAAAGGATGTGGAGAGAGCTCTTCGTGGTGTTGATTGTGTATTCCATCTCGCTGCATATGGGTTGTCAGGAAAAGAAATGCTTCAAGTTGGTCGTATTGATGAGGTGAATATTAATGGTACATGCCATGTCTTGGATGCTTGCCTGGAATTCGGCGTTAGACGGCTTATATATATGAGCACATATAATGTAGTTTTTGGAAGTCAAGAAATTGTTAATGGCAATGAGGGATTGCCTTATTTACCAATTGATGATCATGTTGATGCATATGGTCGAAGTAAATCCATTGCAGAGCAGTTAGTTCTGAAGACCAACGGGCGCCCCTTAAA GAACAGGAACGGAAAATGTCTTCGCACCTGTGCTATACGTTCTTGTGCTATCTATGGACCTGGGGAAGAGAGGCATTTTCCTAGGTTGGTCTCCTTGGCAAAGTTAGGCTTGCTACCCTTTAGAGTTGGGAAACAAAGTGCTAAAACTGACTGGATCTATGTGGATAACCTTGTTCTTGCTTTGATATTGGCAAGCATGGGGCTTTTGGACGACATCCCTGGTAAAGGAAGAGATCCAGTAGCTGCTGGCCAGCCATATTATGTATCAGATG GTCATCCAGTTAATTCCTTCGAATTTGTTAAACCTCTGCTCAATAGCTTAGGTTATGACTTGCCAAATTATTACCTGCCGGTTCCAAAAGCTCTTCCCTTGGGGAAATTTTTTGCTTTATTGTACACAATACTATATCCATGGCTGGATAGATGGTGGCTTCCACATCCCCTGATGCTTCCTGCTGAGATTTACAAG GTTGGCGTCAGCAATTATTTCTCGTATCTTAAAGCCAAGGAAGAACTGGGCTATGCTCCAATGGTTACTCCAAAGGAGGGCATGGCTGCGACCATTTCATTTTGGcaggagaaaaaaagaaaaagtcttGATGGGCCAACAATATATGTCTGGCTGTATTGTGTTGTCGGAATGAGCATCTTATTTTGTGCTGCTTTCCTTCCAGACGTAGGACCTGTTCCATTTTTCAAAGCCATCAGCCTTTTTTTCTTTAGGTCAATTAAAGTGGTGAGAATGGTGTTTCTTGTAGCCTTTCTATTGCATGTTGGTGAGGCCATTTATGCATGGTTCTTAGCAAGAAAGGTGGATCCTGCTAACTCAGGAGGTTGGTTTTGGCAGACTCTTGCTCTAGGCATCTTTTCCTTGCGTTTTTTGTTGAAAAGGGCAAGGAATTAA
- the LOC103493846 gene encoding heavy metal-associated isoprenylated plant protein 44-like, with amino-acid sequence METVELKVEMVGIHEKRLRKCLSKLKGVEKVEVDANSQKVAVSSYIHRNKILKAIRRSGLKADFWSAQNELLNAYATTYGAFRFSPYNSFF; translated from the exons ATGGAG ACAGTTGAGTTGAAAGTAGAGATGGTGGGAATCCATGAGAAAAGGCTGCGAAAATGTCTATCAAAGTTGAAAG GGGTGGAGAAAGTGGAGGTTGATGCAAACAGCCAGAAGGTGGCGGTGAGCAGCTACATTCACCGGAACAAGATACTGAAAGCGATTAGAAGAAGTGGTTTGAAAGCTGATTTTTGGTCAGCTCAAAACGAGCTTCTTAATGCATATGCCACCACTTATGGCGCCTTCAGATTCTCTCCCTACAACTCCTTCTTCTAG